The following proteins are encoded in a genomic region of Oncorhynchus kisutch isolate 150728-3 linkage group LG4, Okis_V2, whole genome shotgun sequence:
- the nhsa gene encoding Nance-Horan syndrome protein isoform X3, which translates to MYVCAMHVSPRQRQGKPFDDQQLEQTKFDSLAPRSSSLTECCHFSPWSRKAAPPSDSLGQRPRHPVPNVPSTLDKQTNWSRVLPLPTPQERMKSDSQVITSCVIPINVTGVQFHRDSSVHCSLIHSQSVLQRRRKLRRRKTVIGIPRSVQQDLDSDESPGARERTVVVRCNAALCSEDLCCRLNTKKDSGCQTEDFLVCAPSHWRVQYQRGQQGVGSALVPLSLSTGNISSLLDTSEHNNAMFSSSLGVRLRSRSQPREGKRLIEVHHHSEEEELSPSETDDFLSGLGELKEKSQPDHPLASLKYQQRTGSPWIERGQSRLPRKVDMGSCEMSSSSDTFSSPLHSTSTRRVVGCQMDHKDDHQSSSGNWSGSSSTCPSHTSETLPPAASPRLTGSSHCDSELSLNTGPHATDDPAPILILDPYHTDRQLDDAGVSMASDGEWSYPHPDSRLHDFSPERSREGEGSLGYPSFTSMATCESFITDKPPSEKADTVSYYSIDNEGYYTSMHFDCGLKGSKSFMYNYSDCGQEHMTLGRRCLTLRKLKAKPSAPRRSSSLRKISGGGNSPDDTEPKNRSGQQRKSCSRERRLQLDLEGSLGHPNLPDPHPALGHLEDPVLRREVGLGGLGLEQDPLEPLLALETWRREDTEEMPGSGLFGSSDRGSYKDEGAVQSDYADLWLVNDLKSNTDPYRSLSNSSTATGTTVIECIKSQESSESQTSQSGSTPSLPSVEDFKMSSLPSVEGDFKMSSPERLAGLVSPSSGYSSQSETPTSSFPCAFFPSPLSPTNQKRKPKIPERKSSLSITSTRDLELPVIPPSHQNFSALYSPNPTSPPPVSTKPPGHRNQLYLLQQSKQTAAASARAEARVATETSSSFPMTITPTVLHSVQLRSVGKQGEGSPARPGPDVATRPKCPTVNISPPSSSRSPESTTRKPPAYNSQVPPSQQYCESLLAPSEGPVPRDPAGHSSVRYRQDKHPAEAQWCTTAFRQPVDQTLADQERLPDQERLPDQERLAEEDHTIRNQHQPLLDQHQPLLDQHQPLLDQQSLLDQEVCQRGAQSTGVTPGQEVEEQKALFPGSSSSLEAEQYRPLPPEPSELQRSEDLSVFPGQHSLATTSESRDEVPVKSYQSETLQAYPISDVAGRQEEYSRPSDNSIFSLSEETKAEGDVFLSPTKTCTTEELFAMIHRSRRKVLGRKDSGELSARSSLCAPVTPPGNTMTSLVNPSTPTTPTGPQKAPGPIYRSMKKSSTSHEEFKLLLLKKGSRSDSSYRMSATEILKSPISPNAPGDPLAEKPLSPPPGMEKLPSPFTEGFSPKGLSTAACPRQSRSRIPPPPTSSRYSIRSRQHPAPMQAISEGETENSDRSPS; encoded by the exons GCTGCTCCTCCCTCTGACAGTCTCGGCCAACGACCTCGACACCCTGTCCCTAACGTTCCCTCCACGCTGGACAAGCAGACTAACTGGTCCAGAGTTCTCCCACTGCCCACACCTCAGGAGAGGATGAAGAGCGACTCACAAGTCATCACATCCTGCGTCATCCCAATTAACGTCACTG GGGTTCAGTTCCACAGAGACTCTAGTGTGCACTGCTCGCTGATCCACTCTCAGTCCGTACttcagaggaggaggaagctgaGGAGACGGAAGACTGTCATCGGGATTCCTAGAAGTGTTCAGCAGGACCTAG attCTGATGAGTCTCCGGGCGCCAGAGAGCGGACAGTGGTTGTCCGATGCAACGCTGCGCTCTGTAGCGAGGACCTGTGCTGTCGTCTGAACACCAAGAAGGACTCTGGCTGCCAGACTGAAGATTTCCTGGTCTGCGCGCCATCCCACTGGAGGGTCCAGTACCAGCGTGGTCAGCAGGGGGTCGGCTCCGCCCTCGTCCCGCTGTCCCTCTCCACTGGGAACATCTCCTCTCTACTGGACACTTCGGAGCACAACAACGCCATGTTCTCCTCTTCGCTGGGGGTACGCCTGCGGTCACGCAGCCAGCCAAGGGAGGGGAAGAGACTGATTGAGGTTCACCACCACAGTGAGGAAGAGGAGCTGTCTCCTTCCGAGACTGAtgacttcctgtctgggttgggggAGCTGAAGGAGAAGTCCCAGCCGGACCACCCTCTGGCCAGTCTGAAGTACCAGCAGCGCACTGGCAGCCCCTGGATTGAGAGGGGCCAATCCCGCCTCCCCCGGAAGGTTGACATGGGGAGCTGTGAGATGTCCTCCAGCTCAGATACCTTCTCCAGTCCGCTCCACTCTACATCCACCAGGCGGGTTGTTGGGTGTCAGATGGACCATAAAGATGACCACCAATCTTCTAGTGGGAACTGGAGCGGCAGCAGCTCAACATGCCCTTCCCACACCTCTGAGACCCTCCCCCCGGCTGCCTCCCCCCGGCTCACTGGCTCCTCCCACTGTGACTCGGAGCTGTCGCTGAACACCGGCCCCCACGCTACGGATGACCCCGCCCCCATCCTCATCCTGGACCCATACCATACCGACCGGCAGCTGGACGATGCAGGGGTCAGCATGGCTAGTGATGGGGAGTGGAGTTACCCCCACCCTGACTCCAGGCTCCATGACTTCAGCCCTGAGCGctccagagagggggaggggagtctGGGGTACCCCAGctttaccagcatggctacctgTGAGAGCTTCATTACAGACAAGCCTCCTTCTGAGAAGGCTGACACTGTATCATACTACTCCATAGACAATGAAGGATACTACACCTCCATGCACTTTGACTGTGGTCTGAAAGGGAGCAAGAGCTTCATGTATAACTACTCTGACTGTGGACAGGAGCACATGACTCTGGGGAGACGCTGTCTGACATTGAGGAAACTTAAGGCCAAGCCCTCTGCCCCCAGACGCAGCTCCTCACTAAGGAAGATCAGCGGGGGGGGGAATTCTCCTGATGACACCGAACCAAAGAACCGCAGCGGGCAGCAAAGAAAGTCATGTTCCCGAGAGAGGAGGTTACAGCTGGACCTAGAGGGCTCCCTGGGCCACCCTAacctccctgacccccaccctgCTCTGGGCCACCTGGAGGACCCTGTTCTGAGAAGGGAGGTGGGCTTgggggggttagggttggagcAAGACCCTCTGGAGCCCCTATTGGCCCTCGAGACCTGGCGGAGGGAGGACACCGAGGAGATGCCGGGCTCCGGCCTGTTTGGTTCCTCTGACAGAGGCTCCTATAAAGATGAGGGAGCTGTCCAGTCAGACTATGCAGATCTCTGGCTTGTGAATGACTTGAAGTCAAACACTGACCCCTATCGCTCTCTGTCTAACTCCTCCACTGCTACCGGTACTACTGTTATAGAATGCATAAAGTCTCAGGAGAGTTCAGAGTCCCAGACCTCCCAGTCAGGATCCACCCCCTCACTGCCATCAGTAGAAGACTTCAAGATGTCCTCCCTGCCCTCAGTAGAAGGGGACTTCAAGATGTCCTCTCCAGAGAGGCTGGCTGGCTTAGTGTCACCATCTAGTGGCTACTCCAGCCAATCCGAGACCCCCACCTCTTCCTTTCCCTGTGCCTTCTTCCCCAGTCCCCTGTCACCCACCAATCAGAAGAGGAAGCCCAAGATTCCAGAGAGGAAGTCATCTCTGTCCATCACCTCCACCAGAGATCTGGAGCTGCCAGTCATCCCCCCCAGCCACCAGAACTTCAGTGCCCTTTACAGCCCTAACCCTACCAGCCCTCCTCCAGTCTCTACCAAGCCCCCAGGCCACAGGAACCAGCtctacctcctgcagcaaagcaagcAGACGGCAGCGGCATCGGCCAGGGCTGAGGCCAGAGTGGCAACCGAGACCTCCAGCAGTTTTCCCATGACCATTACCCCCACCGTGCTGCACTCAGTCCAGCTGAGGTCTGTGGGGAAGCAAGGAGAGGGGAGCCCTGCCCGGCCCGGCCCAGATGTTGCCACCAGACCCAAGTGTCCCACTGTGAACATCAGCCCCCCTTCCAGCAGCAGGTCCCCTGAGTCTACAACCAGGAAGCCTCCAGCCTACAACTCCCAGGTTCCCCCCTCTCAACAGTACTGTGAGTCACTGTTGGCCCCCAGTGAAGGCCCCGTCCCTAGGGACCCAGCAGGTCACAGTAGTGTGAGGTACAGGCAGGACAAACACCCTGCTGAAGCCCAGTGGTGTACCACCGCCTTCAGACAGCCTGTAGACCAAACACTGGCAGACCAGGAGAGACTACCAGACCAGGAGAGACTACCAGACCAGGAGAGACTGGCAGAAGAGGACCATACCATCAGAAACCAACACCAGCCCCTCCTAGACCAACACCAGCCCCTCCTAGACCAACACCAGCCCCTCCTAGACCAACAGTCCCTGCTAGACCAGGAGGTCTGCCAGAGGGGGGCTCAGTCCACAGGGGTGACCCCAGGTCAGGAGGTAGAGGAACAGAAAGCTCTATTCCCTGGGAGTAGCAGCAGTCTGGAGGCAGAACAGTACCGACCACTACCACCTGAGCCATCTGAACTACAGAGATCTGAAGACCTTTCAGTGTTTCCTGGTCAGCACAGCTTAGCCACAACATCAGAGAGTCGAGACGAAGTGCCTGTTAAAAGTTATCAGTCGGAAACATTGCAAGCTTATCCAATCAGCGATGTGGCTGGCAGACAAGAGGAGT ATTCCAGACCCAGTGACAACTCTATCTTTTCTCTGAGTGAGGAGACCAAGGCTGAGGGTGACGTCTTCCTGTCGCCCACCAAGACTTGCACTACAGAGGAGCTGTTTGCCATGATACACAG ATCCAGGAGAAAAGTTCTAGGTAGGAAGGACTCTGGAGAGTTAAGTGCTCGGAGCAGTCTGTGTGCCCCAGTCACCCCACCTGGCAACACTATGACTTCTCTGGTGAACCCCAGCACCCCAACCACCCCCACTGGCCCCCAGAAGGCCCCGGGGCCCATCTACCGCAGCATGAAGAAGTCCAGCACCTCCCACGAGGAGTTTAAACTTTTACTCCTGAAGAAAGGCAGCCGGTCAGATTCCAGCTATCGCATGTCAGCCACAGAGATCCTGAAGAGCCCCATCAGCCCCAATGCCCCTGGAGACCCCCTTGCTGAGAAGCCCCTCTCCCCTCCGCCAGGCATGGAGAAGCTCCCCAGCCCCTTCACAGAGGGCTTCTCTCCTAAAGGCCTGTCCACTGCAGCCTGTCCCAGACAGAGCCGATCCCGCATCCCTCCTCCACCCACCAGCAGCCGCTACAGCATCCGCAGCAGGCAGCACCCAGCCCCCATGCAGGCCATCTCAGAGGGCGAGACGGAGAACTCAGACAGGAGCCCTTCCTAA